The DNA window CACCCGGGTGCAGGATCGCGACATCGGCTTCGTATTTCAGGGGTACGCGCTCTTCCGGCACATGACGGTCCGCGAGAACGTGGCCTTCGGCCTCAGCATCCGCAAGCGGCCGAAGGCCGAGGTCCAGCGCGTCGTCGACGAGTTCCTCGCGCTCGTGCAGCTCGACGGCCTGGGTGATCGCTATCCGACGGAGCTGTCCGGGGGGCAGCGCCAGCGCGTGGCCCTGGCCCGTGCTCTCGCTCCAGGAACGGATCTGCTGTTGCTCGATGAGCCCTTCGGGGCGCTCGACGCCAAGGTGCGCCTCGACTTGCGTGAGTGGCTGCGCCGCCTTCACCAGGAGCGTGGACTCACCGGCGTCTTCGTCACCCACGACCAGGAAGAGGCGATGGATCTCGCCAGTCGGGTGATCGTGATGAACCGCGGTCGTGTCGAGCAGATCGGTACACCGGAGGAGATCTACGATCGTCCCGCCACCGAGTTCGTGGCGAGCTTCGTGGGATCCATCAACGTGTTCGAGGGGCAGGTGCGTGGCGCGCAGGCAGCCCTCGGCGGGATCTCCGTGGGGGCTCCGTCGGGCGCAGGAGACGGCGCCAGCGTGCGTGCCTTCATCCGCCCCCACGACGTGGAGCTGCACGCGCGCGTCCGCCAGGAGGCTGGCTCGACGCCGGCGTCGCCGCTCGACGAGGGCGCGGAGGAGCGCTCCGACGCCAGCGAGGGGCCGGGGATCAGCCCTGCTGCTGCGCGCATCGAGCGGATGTCGCGGGTCGGATGGACCGCGAAGCTGGAGCTTCGTCTCACCGATGGACGTCCGCTCGTGGTCGAGGTGACCAAAGAGCGTCTCGCTCAGCTCGGCCTCTCCGAGGGGGACTGGGTCCTCGTCAGTGTCCGGCAGGCGAAGATCTTCGTGCAGGACTACGAGATCTGAGATCTCTGGGTCCGGGCTCGGCTCAGAAGTCCACGCACATGGGATCGCCCTTGTCGCACTTTTTCTTGGGCGCATCGGGCTTGCTGACCACCGCCCTCGGGCCTGCCCCGTGATGCGAAGGCGCTTGCCTGGACGTCAGCGCGTCGATCTGTCGCTGGAGTTCGAGCCTCTCCTTTTCACTCCTGGCCTGCTGGTACTGGTCCTGGAGTGACGCGATCTGTCCGGCGCGCTGCTCGAGTTCCTGCTTCAGCCGGGTCTGCTCCGCCTCTTGCGCCGCCAGCGCTGCGGCTTGAGTGGCCTGCTCCTTCTCGGCCTCCGGCTTGATCTTTCCGAAGTACACCCCGAAGGAAGCTCCCAGCACCAGCACCCCGCCGATGGTGCTCGCGGCGAGCAGCCGCTGCAGGCGCTTCTTGTGCTGGTCCTGCGCCATCTGGGCCAGAGAGCGTTCGTGCTCCTGCTGCCGGAGCAGTGCCTCCATCCTGGAGCGTTGTTCGACCTCGACCCGAGCGCGCTCGACCTCTGCTTGCTTCAGCGCCTCGAGCCGCGCGTTCTCCTCGCGCATGCGCTGCTCCTCCAGGCTGCGGCGCTCCTCTTCGGCGCGGATCCTGGCGAGTTCGGCTTCCCTGGCTCGCGCTTCGGCGTGTGCCCGTGCCGTCGCTTCGGCGGTCGCACGGCGCAGAGCGGCAGCTGCTTCCTCTTCTTGCCGCTGGCGCTCCAACCCCATGAGCTGATCCAGGGAGAACAAAAGGGAGTTGGCGTTTTCCTTCATCTCGGCCATGGCGCGTGGACCTCCTCATCGCTCCATCGGCGCTTCTCGAGCGTCGGCGAGCGGGCGAGTCAGGGGGCTACTCCGAGCGGCGGTGTGGCGCGCTGGGTGCTGAAGCCATGGACCAGCCAGGAATGCGCGGCTTGGGTCCCTCGTCGCGCTTACTCCTCGATGCGAACGGAGACCTTCACCTTCACCCACACACCTTCGGGAGGCAGCGGATACGACGGATCGATCTCTCCCTTCCAGTCGATGTGAATGGTCCAGCCCTCGCCTTCCGGATCCTCGTAAAAGAACTGTCGGATGTCGTCCTTGTAAACCACGTCGAGGGGCACGATGCGTTCGCCCTTCGGCATCGACGCCTTCTGCACGACGCGGGTGAGCTGGTCGCCCACCTTCACGTCCCCCGTGATGTTGCGGATGAAGCCCATGTCGGTCACCGACGTATCCTCGGCTTCGAGGCGTACGTACCGCAGCTCGGCGGCGCTCACCTGATGGGGGTTCTCGGTGATGGTGATCTCGCTCCAGCCAGCGAACGTCGTGGAACCTCCCGGTCTGACCGGAAATCGCGTCTCCGTCTCGTGATCGCCGCTGATGATGGAACATCCGGTCGAAGCGAGGGCCAGCGCGGCGAGGGCAGGGACCCATCCAGATGAGCGTGAAGGGACACGGGGCAGCAGGGTAAGCATGGAGACCCCAGCGTAACACGGGTCGCGAGGCCAGCGATCGGAGCCGATATCGCGGTTGGATCATCGGAGATCCAACCCTTGGTCGGTGTGCTCACGACGACCACCAGGGAGGTCGTGCTATGCAGCGAAGTGATGCCTTCCTCTCCCACCCTCGTGTCCAGCAACCGCAGTTTCGGCGGTGAGCAGCAGGTCTTTCGCCACGACTCGTCCGTCCTCGGCTGCTCGATGAATTTCGGCGTCTATCTCCCTCCCCAGGCCGCCTCCGGGCCCTGCCCGGTCGTGTACTGGCTGAGCGGCCTGACATGCACCGAACAGAACTTCATCACCAAGGCTGGAGCGCAAGCGCATGCAGCCCGGCTCGGCCTCATCCTGGTCGCCCCCGATACCAGCCCGCGTGGCGAGGGGGTGCCCGATGACGACGCCTTCGATCTCGGCTGCGGGGCAGGCTTCTACCTCAACGCGACCCAGGAGCCCTGGGCCCGTCAGTACCGGATGTACGACTACGTGGTGAGTGAGCTACCGGGCCTGATCGAAGCTCATTTCCCGGCGGCAGAGCGGCGCAGCATCCTGGGTCACTCCATGGGTGGCCATGGCGCCCTGGTGATCGCGCTGCGGAACCCCGGCCGCTACCGCGCCGTCTCGGCCGTCGCGCCCATCACGGCGCCGTCGCAGGTGCCCTGGGGTCAGAAGGCCTTCCGTGCCTACCTGGGCGAGGATCAGGGCGCCTGGGCCGAGTTCGATGCCAGCCAGCTCGTTCGTGTGGCCAAGGAGCGGCTGCCCCTCCTCGTGGACGTCGGCGACAAGGATCAGTTCCTGGAGCGGGAGCTGAAGCCCGAGATCTTCCGCCGCGCCTGCGAGGAAGTGGGCCACCCGCTCACGCTCCGGATGCAGCCGGGCTACGATCACAGCTACTACACCATCGCCACGTTCATCGGTGACCACCTGGAGCACCACGCGGCGGCTCTGAGCAAGTAACGTTGCATAGTTCCTGATGAGACTCCTTCCTTCCGAAGCCGTCTCTCCCGAGGACGGGATCCAGATCCCCACGGTGCGGGTCACGGCGACCTCCCCTCTGGGAGGAAAAGAGACGGCCGCTCTGGGGGCTGCACCTCTCGCGGTGGGGAGCAGCGCAGAGTGCGGCCTCACCGTGCGCGATCCGGCAGTCTCCCGACGACATTGCGAGTTCGTGCTGTCCTCACGCGGGATCACCCTTCGTGATCTCGGGAGCAAGAACGGGACGTTCGTCGGTGAGATCAGGATCGTCGAGGCGATCTTGCCCGTGGGCGCAACGATCCGGATCGGCACGACGCGGCTCTCCGTGGTCATGTCGTCGCCCCCCACCTTTCTGCCGTTGTCACGGAGCACCTCGTTCGGTGACGCCGTCGGTCAATCTCAGGTGATGCGCTCCCTCTTCGCGCGCCTGGAGCGTGCCTCCGCAGTCGGCGACGCCGTGCTTCTCACGGGCGAGCTGGGGACGGGCAAGAAGCTCCTCGCGCGCGCTCTCCATGAGGGCGGTGTGCAGCGGAACGAGGCCTTCGTGGCCGTCGAGATCAGTGGCCGACCGCCCAGGCATGTCGAGCGCGACCTCTTCGGTCAGGCCTCCAGCCAGAGTCACGCGGGGACGAGAGCGGAAGGCGCCATGCTCGCAGGGCAGGACGGCGCGTTGATGCGTGCGCGCAGCGGCACCTTGCTCCTCGAAGACGTCGGGGACCTCTCACCGGACCTCCAGGCCAGGCTGCTGCGTGTGCTCGAGTCGAGGCGGCTGGAGCCCTCCAGCGACAGCGAGGGGCTCCCTTTCGAGGCGCGCGTCATCGCGGCCACGCGTCGCAACCTCAAAGCCCAGGTCGACGAAGGCACGTTCCGGAGCGACCTTTACTATCTCCTCGCCGAGCTGGAGATGAGCGTGCCGCCGCTACGCGATCGCAAGGATGACATCCCGATGCTCGCGGAGCGTTTTCTTGCGGCCCAGACCCCCTCGCGCAAGCTCTCCGACCTTCCGCCGACGGCGCTCGATCTGCTCGCCGCGCATGCCTGGCCGGGCAATGTGCGAGAGCTGCAGAACATGGTGGTGCGTCTGGTGTTCCTGCCCGAGGAGATCGCAACGGCGATCTCGGAAGAGCAGGCCAACCCCACGGCAGACGACGGCGCGGCGGCCGTCGTGCCTGCAGGGAAGCCTTCGAGCGAGCCCTCGGTCGACAGGCTGCTCGCGCTGCCCTTGCAGCAGGCACGTGAGCTCGTGCTGGAAGCCTTCGAGAGACGCTACGTCACCGCCAAGTGGCGGGATGCTGGCGGGAATGCCTTCATCGCTGCCGCAAAAATGGGCATTTCAGAGCAGCTTCTGCGGCAACTCCTGGAGCGCTATCGACTGGATCGCGAAGGCTGAAGGAGCCGCGCCGCTCATCAGATGGCGCTGTCCCTCGGCCTCAGCGCTCGGCAGGCGCGTCGCCTCGCTGGGACGCTCGACTTGTAGTCCGGCCTTCTCTCCCGGGAGCACCATGGATTCGCCTCCTGCCTCCGCCTCGGCCACGAGTCCGTGAGGCGGCGATGACTTTTCGCGGTCGCGTGACGTCGACGCGCACGACGCGATGCGCAGAAGGTCGAGCGGACGGCGACACGAAGCTCGAGCGTTCGGGGGCAGGAAGTTTTCGTAATTGCAAGGATATCGGCGTTCGATGCGTTGTTTTCGAGCAGACCACGCAGACGCTGGCTGCCGCCTGCTACCGCCTGCTGCCTCGTGCTGCCGCGTCGATCATCCCTTCCGCTGGTTGGAAGGGCAGCTTTTGCCATCACGGCGCTTCACCGCTCCCGCATTCTCCCCGCCGATCATGGTACGATCCGAAGTGCGTGCCACATCCGTCCATCTTCACCCCGCGTCTCGAACTCGTGCCGATCACCGTCCCGCTGGTCGAGGCCGTGATGCGTGGTCGTCGCGATGATGTCGAGGCGATCCTGGCGGCCCGCATGCCGACGGAGTGGCCCGGCCCTGCGTTGATCGAGCGCGCTTTCTCCGCGTCTCTCGATCTCATCCGAGCGGCGCCGCTGGTTCGGCTCTGGGGAGACCGGGTGATGATCTCCCGCGAGGGAGCACGTCGGGTGATCGGCAGCGTGGTGTTTCACGGTGCCCCTGATGAGGATGGATCGGTCGAAGTCGCGTACGGCGTGGAGCACGAGTCGCAGCAGCAAGGCTTTGCGACCGAGGCGACCGAGGCATCGGTGCTCTGGGCTCTGCAGCAGCCCGGCGTCCGCCTGGTGAAAGCCACGACCCCCACCTGGCACACGGCCTCGCGACGCGTGCTCGAGAAGTGCGGTTTCTGCGTGGTCGGTTCCCGTGAAGGGGATCTCGTCGGCGAGCTGCTCGAGTTCGAGCGTTGCCCTTGAGGCGAGGCTCCGATGGTGCCTCGCCCCCAGGTCCAGCGCATCCGCCGGCATCGCTCCTGAGCCGACGCCTCCGCGCTGCCGTGCAGTGATTGCGGGGAGGTGAACGTCGTTGCGCGCTGCTCGGCGCGGGGGACGAGCTACGTGGTGGATTTCGCGAGCATCGATCGTCGTGAACCTGGCGTGGGCATGGGCACGAGCGTTGCTGTGACCTGAGAGGTGAGCCACGAACTCCACGGCCTGGGCCGTCACCCTGGTGGACGGTGCCCAGCAGATGCATGCGCGAGTCCCCATCCGAGAGCCACCCGACGAGGCACATCGTTCGTCGAGGTGATGGCGGCGCTGGGTGTTCTGAGCATCGGTGCAGCGGGAGCGATCGCGCTCGAGAAGGTGGTCTCTCGCTCCGGGGCACGTGCGAACACGCTGGCCGTCGCGAGCGCCGTGGCCTCGAGCTGGGCCGAGCGTCTTCATGTGGATGGCCTGCGATGGGGCGCTCATGGCCTCGCCGGCCTCGATGGCACCCTGTGGCTTCGCGCTGTCGAGTGGAGTCCCGGCGAACACCATGCCCCTGCCCCAGGTCCAACCGATGCACCGGTGGCCGATCGCATGGGTCTCGACGTGATCGACGGAGACGACGCGCTCCCGGTCTTCTGCACCCATGTCCGCCTCACTCGGCTCGGCCCCCTGTGGCCCGAGCTGGTGCGCGCCGAGATCCGCGTCGTGTGGGAGCGCGCGCTTCAGCCCATGGATTGCGGCGTGGATCCTGCCGTCGTCGACGCCGATCCTGGCCGCTTTGGCGCCATCTACCTCGTGGCCGGCGTGCTCGGACTCCCGCCAGGTGAAGCGCGATGAGCGCGTCGGTGGCGCGCCCCTCACGCCCGGGCCGCGCGTTCACGCTGGTCGAAGTGCTCGTCGCGCTCTCCGCCGGGCTCGCGATCGCTGCCGCAGCGCTGCTCCTCTCTCGCGGTGTCTCGCGGTTGCTCAGGGAAGATGCGCGCATGGCCTCCACCCGCGTGGCGGCCACACTGGGACTTGCCCGTCTCGTGGCGGACGTGCAGCGCGCTGGCTTCCTCTCTTCTGCCCACGCAGCGGCCGACCCATCGGTCTGTGGGGCCCGTGCTCTGTGGCCGCAGGGGCTCCAGCGCCTGTCCGCGGTCACCGCATGGAACGAGGGTTCTGTGATGGCCCACCCGGAAGATCTCGAGCAGAGCACCGCCAACGGGCTTCGTCCTGACGCCCTCATCGTGGGGGGGAACTCGGGAAACGGAGATGTGTTTCCCATCCGTGCAATCGCACCAGGCTCGGCCGGTGGACAGGACGTGTACCTGCAGATCGAAGGGAGCGGCGCCGTGCAACGCGCTCTCGCCCGAGGAGGAGCGGGCGGCGCTGACATCGAGGCGAGCTTTCAGGTGGGCCGCTTGCTGCGCATCGCCCTCCCGGGGCAGTCGCGGGTGAGCTACGGCGTGATCGCGGGGGTCCAGGTCGTCGGTGTGCCTCCCGCTCAGGTGGTGGTTCACCTCGCCTCGACGCCAGCGCTGCCTCGGCGTGAGCACGACGGCTGTGGTCTGGGCCGAGGAGCCCACGTCGGAGGGCTCGCCAACGCCGTGTCGCGTGTGCGGTACGACCTTCGACGGCTCGCGGGACACGCCGTGTACGGTGATCT is part of the Chondromyces crocatus genome and encodes:
- a CDS encoding sulfate/molybdate ABC transporter ATP-binding protein, which translates into the protein MGIVVRGLKKRFGATQVLDDVSFEIARGEMVALLGPSGGGKSTVLRIIAGLEFADEGEVHLRGRVATHTRVQDRDIGFVFQGYALFRHMTVRENVAFGLSIRKRPKAEVQRVVDEFLALVQLDGLGDRYPTELSGGQRQRVALARALAPGTDLLLLDEPFGALDAKVRLDLREWLRRLHQERGLTGVFVTHDQEEAMDLASRVIVMNRGRVEQIGTPEEIYDRPATEFVASFVGSINVFEGQVRGAQAALGGISVGAPSGAGDGASVRAFIRPHDVELHARVRQEAGSTPASPLDEGAEERSDASEGPGISPAAARIERMSRVGWTAKLELRLTDGRPLVVEVTKERLAQLGLSEGDWVLVSVRQAKIFVQDYEI
- the fghA gene encoding S-formylglutathione hydrolase; translated protein: MPSSPTLVSSNRSFGGEQQVFRHDSSVLGCSMNFGVYLPPQAASGPCPVVYWLSGLTCTEQNFITKAGAQAHAARLGLILVAPDTSPRGEGVPDDDAFDLGCGAGFYLNATQEPWARQYRMYDYVVSELPGLIEAHFPAAERRSILGHSMGGHGALVIALRNPGRYRAVSAVAPITAPSQVPWGQKAFRAYLGEDQGAWAEFDASQLVRVAKERLPLLVDVGDKDQFLERELKPEIFRRACEEVGHPLTLRMQPGYDHSYYTIATFIGDHLEHHAAALSK
- a CDS encoding sigma 54-interacting transcriptional regulator, whose protein sequence is MRLLPSEAVSPEDGIQIPTVRVTATSPLGGKETAALGAAPLAVGSSAECGLTVRDPAVSRRHCEFVLSSRGITLRDLGSKNGTFVGEIRIVEAILPVGATIRIGTTRLSVVMSSPPTFLPLSRSTSFGDAVGQSQVMRSLFARLERASAVGDAVLLTGELGTGKKLLARALHEGGVQRNEAFVAVEISGRPPRHVERDLFGQASSQSHAGTRAEGAMLAGQDGALMRARSGTLLLEDVGDLSPDLQARLLRVLESRRLEPSSDSEGLPFEARVIAATRRNLKAQVDEGTFRSDLYYLLAELEMSVPPLRDRKDDIPMLAERFLAAQTPSRKLSDLPPTALDLLAAHAWPGNVRELQNMVVRLVFLPEEIATAISEEQANPTADDGAAAVVPAGKPSSEPSVDRLLALPLQQARELVLEAFERRYVTAKWRDAGGNAFIAAAKMGISEQLLRQLLERYRLDREG
- a CDS encoding GNAT family N-acetyltransferase, whose protein sequence is MTSTRTTRCAEGRADGDTKLERSGAGSFRNCKDIGVRCVVFEQTTQTLAAACYRLLPRAAASIIPSAGWKGSFCHHGASPLPHSPRRSWYDPKCVPHPSIFTPRLELVPITVPLVEAVMRGRRDDVEAILAARMPTEWPGPALIERAFSASLDLIRAAPLVRLWGDRVMISREGARRVIGSVVFHGAPDEDGSVEVAYGVEHESQQQGFATEATEASVLWALQQPGVRLVKATTPTWHTASRRVLEKCGFCVVGSREGDLVGELLEFERCP
- a CDS encoding type IV pilus modification PilV family protein, coding for MAALGVLSIGAAGAIALEKVVSRSGARANTLAVASAVASSWAERLHVDGLRWGAHGLAGLDGTLWLRAVEWSPGEHHAPAPGPTDAPVADRMGLDVIDGDDALPVFCTHVRLTRLGPLWPELVRAEIRVVWERALQPMDCGVDPAVVDADPGRFGAIYLVAGVLGLPPGEAR